The Bacteroidales bacterium sequence ATTGTGTTTTTGATGAACTAAACGACATATATGTTCGCATAAAACTCTCACTTTCAGTCAATAATTTCACAATACTTTTCTTAGGAAAAAGAATAATCTCACAATCTTCCAAAGCAATAACATCAACGGGAAATTTATTATCATCCGCAAATAAAAAAGCTAATGCTAAAGGTGTCGGAGCATTAATTATCTCTATATTAAGCACATCCCCCGAATCAGTAATCATTTCTGTTTTAACTTTTCCTTCATATAAAAAATACAAAGCACTTATCCCATCGCCTTGACGCATAATAGTTTCGCCTTTAGAATATTTTTTTATAACAACATTCGTATTCTGTAAAAAATCTTCTTGTAATTCCTTGGGAATAACTGCAAATAACGGATTAGAAAAAAGAGATTCGTACTTCATAACAATCCACAAAATTAATTTTTTCCAATGAATTACATCAATTCGCGTTTCAATTATTTTGTAAATAACAAATAATCTGTTTTCTGAATCGAATTAACTTTGAAATTGAAGCCAAATAGTTTGATAACTCTTTGTAAATTAGCGCTAAAAAAATTTCAAAAAAAATCTCACAATGTAACAAATGTTACACCTTATATTTTTTCAACAAGATATTTTTGCATCAAATTAAGCAAGATGAAAAGAAAAATAATAAAAATAGACGAATCCAAATGCAACGGTTGCGGATATTGCGTAAAGAAATGTCACGAAGGTGCTTTGGAGATTGTTAACGGAAAGGCTAAGTTGGTTAGCGATAAATATTGTGACGGTCTTGGCGACTGTATTGGCGAATGTCCGCTCGGTGCAATCACTTTTGAAGTCAGAGAAACGGAAGATTATGATGAAAAAGCGGTTATTGAAAGACAAACGGCAAAACTTTCTCAAAGAGCTTCAAAATTAATTAATTGGCCACTCCAATTACATTTACAAGATCCTGCTGCAGATTATTTCTACAATGCGGATGTAGTTTTAGCTGCCGACTGTACCGCATTTGCTTTTGGTAATCTGGTAAATAAATTTCAAAATAAAATTATATCAATCGCCTGTCCGAAATTAGATTCCAACAAAGAAGTTTATATTGATAAATTAGTATCTTTGATAAATATTTCACATATAAATTCATTAACTGTAGTAATGATGGAAGTACCGTGTTGCAACGGATTGTTATATCTTTCGCAACAAGCACTTTCTAAATCGAAAAGGAAGATTCCAATAAAAAAAGTAATTATAAGTATAAAAGGTGACCTATTAAAAGAAGAATGGGTTAATGTTTAATTTAAAATCAAATATTATGTTTTGTTTTCAATGTCAAGAAACAGCTATGGGAAAAGGCTGTACAATCAAGGGCGTCTGCGGAAAAACTCAAGACGTAGCAAATCTTCAAGATTTATTAATTTTCCTGCTTAGAGGTATCTCTAAACATACTGTTTTACTTCGAGAAAAAGGTGAAGAAAATTCTTATGCCGACAAATTCATTGTTGATGCTCTGTTTATGACCATAACAAATGCCAATTTCGATAAATCAAGATTTGTTGAAAAGATTAAGGAAGCAATAAAATTACGTGATGAACTTCGTAATAAACTACAGAAACTTGGAGTTTTAATTTCTGACGATTGTGAATGTACAACATGGAAAGCCGATACTTTAGAAGAAATGGAAGAGAAAGCCAAATCCGTCGGCGTTCTTGCGACTCAGAATGAGGATATCAGATCTTTGAGGGAATTGTTGACTTACGGAATTAAAGGTATTGCCGCTTATGCAGAACATGCGGCACATCTCGGATATGAAGATAAGGCTTTGTATGCTTTTATGCAAGAAGGACTTATTGCAACCCGCAACGAAAAACTTACTGCCGATGAACTTACGGCTTTGGTTTTGAAATGCGGTGAAATGGGTGTCAGCGTTATGGCATTGCTTGATAAAGCAAACACAGAAACTTACGGCCATCCCGAAGTCACAAAAGTTGACATCGGGGTTAGAAAAAATCCTGCAATATTAATTTCCGGTCATGACTTACGCGACCTTCAAGAATTACTCGAACAAACCGAAGGTACAGGCATTGATGTATATACTCACAGCGAAATGTTACCGGCTCATTATTATCCTTTTTTCAAAAAATACAAACATTTTGCCGGTAATTACGGAAATGCCTGGTGGAAACAAGTTGAAGAATTCGAGAAATTTAACGGTCCTGTTCTGTTTACTACTAACTGTTTGGTTCCACCGCGTGCCAATGCAACTTATACCGACAGAATTTACACAACCAATTCAGCCGGATTTACTGATTATCCTCATATTCCGGACAGAGTTGATAATAAACCTAAAGACTTCTCTAAAATAATTGAACATGCAAAAAAATGTAATCCTCCGGAAGAAATAGAACATGGCGAAATAATCGGCGGATTTGCACATGAGCAAGTATTTGCCTTAGCAGATAAAGTTATTGATGCCGTAAAATCCGGACAAATCAAGAAATTCTTTGTAATGGCCGGCTGCGACGGTCGAATGAAAAACAGGGAATATTATACCGAGTTTGCAGAGAAACTTCCGAAAGATACTGTAATTCTTACAGCCGGATGTGCAAAATACAGATATAACAAACTTCCTTTAGGAGATATAGGTGGAATTCCGAGAGTTTTGGATGCAGGACAATGTAACGATAGCTACTCTTTGGCATTAATAGCATTAAAACTAAAAGAAATCTTCAATCTGGATGATGTTAATAAACTTCCAATAGCATATAATATTGCTTGGTACGAACAAAAAGCCGTTATTGTT is a genomic window containing:
- a CDS encoding 4Fe-4S dicluster domain-containing protein, giving the protein MKRKIIKIDESKCNGCGYCVKKCHEGALEIVNGKAKLVSDKYCDGLGDCIGECPLGAITFEVRETEDYDEKAVIERQTAKLSQRASKLINWPLQLHLQDPAADYFYNADVVLAADCTAFAFGNLVNKFQNKIISIACPKLDSNKEVYIDKLVSLINISHINSLTVVMMEVPCCNGLLYLSQQALSKSKRKIPIKKVIISIKGDLLKEEWVNV
- a CDS encoding Crp/Fnr family transcriptional regulator yields the protein MKYESLFSNPLFAVIPKELQEDFLQNTNVVIKKYSKGETIMRQGDGISALYFLYEGKVKTEMITDSGDVLNIEIINAPTPLALAFLFADDNKFPVDVIALEDCEIILFPKKSIVKLLTESESFMRTYMSFSSSKTQFLSERIKFLSIKTIKGKLAYYILSKNAGGEFDLELNQTELAEFFGVTRPSLARSLSEIIDEGIITLDKKKGIILNEKKLKELLK
- the hcp gene encoding hydroxylamine reductase; amino-acid sequence: MFCFQCQETAMGKGCTIKGVCGKTQDVANLQDLLIFLLRGISKHTVLLREKGEENSYADKFIVDALFMTITNANFDKSRFVEKIKEAIKLRDELRNKLQKLGVLISDDCECTTWKADTLEEMEEKAKSVGVLATQNEDIRSLRELLTYGIKGIAAYAEHAAHLGYEDKALYAFMQEGLIATRNEKLTADELTALVLKCGEMGVSVMALLDKANTETYGHPEVTKVDIGVRKNPAILISGHDLRDLQELLEQTEGTGIDVYTHSEMLPAHYYPFFKKYKHFAGNYGNAWWKQVEEFEKFNGPVLFTTNCLVPPRANATYTDRIYTTNSAGFTDYPHIPDRVDNKPKDFSKIIEHAKKCNPPEEIEHGEIIGGFAHEQVFALADKVIDAVKSGQIKKFFVMAGCDGRMKNREYYTEFAEKLPKDTVILTAGCAKYRYNKLPLGDIGGIPRVLDAGQCNDSYSLALIALKLKEIFNLDDVNKLPIAYNIAWYEQKAVIVLLALLSLGVKNIHLGPTLPGFLSPNVADVLVKTFGIAGITNVDNDMKIFLN